TGCTGTTAAAGGTGAAATCACAGGTTATGATGATTTTGGCAGGAAGATAGTTCTGGATAGAGCACCTGAGCGGGTTGTGGTTATCAGTGCCAGTCCTATAGATGCCATATTTGAGATGGGGGCAGGGGATAAGATTGTTGGTGTGCCTGATGGTATTAGCCGCTCGTATCCGCAGACCTGCAAACAGTATCCGTCTTTGCTTGAAAGACCACAGGTAGGAGGCTTTAGTAATCCCAATCTGGAAAGGATCATCTCACTCAACCCTGACCTGATTATCTGTTACGACTCCAAAGATACACCTGGAAAGTATAGCAAAACCTTTAAAAAGATGGGGCTTGTTTATGCGGTCTTTACTACCCCTGAAGGGGTGGATTCAGGTCTGAGGCAGATAGAACGCTTAGGGGTTTTGCTGGGTAAGAAAGAGGAGGCAAAGGCATTGGTCAAGAGGCTAAAGCTCAGGATAGAGGAGGTGGTTTCCCAAATCAGCCCGCAAACAAAGAGTCGTCCTCTGATTTATTTCTGGTGGGGAACTGGCAATCTCACCTACGGTAAACGGGCAGCGATTAATGAACTGATTGAGTTAGCGGGTGGAATTAATTTAGCCGCTAAATTCAACCGCCAGTATCTGGAGCTTTCACCAGAATATGTCCTCAGTAAGAATCCAGAGGTGATTCTCATCACCTACTGGCAGGAAAAGGATAGAGAACTTAGAGTAGCAGAGCTCAAAAGCCGGCCTGGCTTCAGTCAAGTGAAGGCAGTAAAGAATAACCGCATATACACCATAGATGGGCACTGCTTTCAAACACCTGTGCTGTTTGCCGAGGCACTATGTAAATTAGCCGAGTTTATTCATCCGGAATTGATAAAAGGGAAGTAGCTAATGGAGAAAAGATATTTGCTTGTTTTGGGTATTTTACTGGCTGGTTTAATTGCTGTCTGCCTGATAGCAATTATGGTTGGTCCTATTTTTATCCACCCCTTGATGATTATTAAGATATGGCTTAGCAAGGTATTAGGGGGGTTAATTCAGCAGAGCTGGAGCAATATCCAGGAGACCATAGTGGTTGATATTCGCACCCCACGGGTTATCCTCTCCGGCTTAGTTGGTATGGGGTTGGCAATAGCCGGGGCAGCGATGCAAGGGTTATTCCGCAATCCTATGGCAGAACCCTATGTTCTGGGTATGTCTTCTGGTGCGGCTTGCGGTGCGGCATTGGCAATTGTGCTGGGTATAGGTAAACTGTGGGGAGGGTTCTCAATTTCTGCTCTATCTTTTATTGGCGCTACTACAAGTATATTTCTGGTCTATAATCTTGCCAAAACTGATGGTCGACTTCCTACAGAAACCTTGCTTTTAGCTGGTATTGCCGTAGGCTTTTTCCTCCAGGCAGTGGTCTCATTTTTAAAGATTCTTGCCTCTTCTGAGGCGTTGAGGGATGTAGTCTTATGGTTGATGGGCTCTTTCTCCTTAGCTACCTGGGATGACATTCGCCTGGTTATTTTACCTATCTTCGCCGGAATAGGGGTAATTTATTTCCTGTCTCGGGAGCTAAATACCCTTCAATTTGGGGAGGAGACGGCCCTGCATCTGGGTATAGAGGTTGAGTGGGTAAAGAGGATTTTGCTGATTGCTTCTGCACTGGTAACCGCTGTAGCAGTATCGGTAAGCGGGATAATAGGCTTTGTTGGGCTGATTATTCCGCATGTAGCCAGGCTGATGATTGGCCCTGGACATCATATCCTGTTGCCTGCCTCAGCACTAGGCGGAGGAATATTCCTTGTGTTCTGCGACACCCTGGCAAGAACCGTTGTCCAACCTCAAGAGATGCCAATTGGAATTATTACCGCAGCAATTGGTGCACCTTACTTTATTTATCTGTTAAGACGCAGAAAAAAAGCCATTAGTTGGTGGTGAGGTGAATTATGCTCAAGATTGACAACATATCTGCTTCATATCGTGAAATGCTAGTGCTTGAGGAAATTAGCTTTCAGGTAGAAGAGAGCGAATTCCTGGGCATTATCGGACCAAACGGTGCAGGCAAGACCACCCTGTTTAAGGTAATGAGTGGGGTAAAATCTCCCTTAACAGGGGAGGTTATGCTGGAGGGGAAGAATTTGCGCAGTTTATCTCGCAAGGAGATAGCCAGGATAATGGCTGTTGTGCCGCAAAGTTCGTTTATTCCACCCCTATTTACGGTAGAGGATGTGGTTTTAATGGGTAGGTACCCACATCAAAAGAGTCGTTTTGTAACTAACCAGGAGGATATAGCTGTGGCAGAGCAAGCCATGAGAGCGACCAATACTACAGAGTTTCGCTACAGACCAGTAAATGAGTTGAGCGGTGGAGAGAGGCAGGAGGTAATCATTGCCAGAGCATTGGCACAGGAACCTAAATTACTCCTGCTGGATGAACCAACTGCCAACCTCGATATAAAACATCAGATGAGGATACTTAGGCTGGTAAAGGGATTGGTTAAAGAAAACAAAATTACAGCTATTATGATTATTCACGACCTGAATTTAGCCGCCAGATTCTGTGATAAACTTATTCTCCTGCATCATCACAGGATATGTGCCCAGGGGAAACCAGAGGATGTCCTTACCCCAGGGAATCTTAAAGAGGCATACGAAGTAGATGTAACGGTTAGCTACAATGACTTTATCGGTGCCGTGCAGATGGTAGTGAGAGGAGGACGAATATGAAAATACTAACCATTATGTGGCAAAGCTATCTAAATATGCTTGTTAAAGCAAGCAAACATCTGAATTTTGTGGAGCTTAAGGCTTATGCTTCCAGAATCCTCGAACAAGAGCCAGAGAGGATAGAGCGAGTGCTTGAGGAGGCGGCTGCATCAGATATTATCTTGCTCTATCGCTCAACAGAAGGCTTCTGGGAAACGATTGAAGGCAGGATTAAGGAGTTAGGCAAAAGGCTGCCTATTGTCTGCGTGGGACACGACCCGTCCTACTGGATGCTCTCTACAATAAAACCAGAAATAGTAGCCAGGGTCTATTCCTACCTTGTCATTAATGGTGAGGAGAACTTCACCAATATGTTGCGATATATTGTTAGAGAGGTGGGTGGGCTTGATATATCTGCCCCAGAGCCAAAGCCAGTTTCCTGGGAAGGGCTCTATCACCCGGACGCCTCAGGGATATTTAGCACCATTGATGACTACCTAACCTGGTACAACTCCCGTAACTCTAAACTCCAAACTCTAAACTCCAAACCCTCTACAGTGGGCATTCTTTTCTCCAGGCATTACTGGGTCAATGATAATCTGGAGATAGAGAATACCCTGATTCGTGAGTTGGAGCTCCTGGGATTAAATGTCATCCCGGCATTTTCTTACCCCCTCAGGGATGAGCAGCTGGGTTGCAAGGGAAGTGGGGAGGTGGTCTGTGAGTATTTCTTGCGTGAGGATGGCAGCCCACGGATTGACGGGCTTATCAATCTTCAGACATTTCTCCTGAGTAACACAAGCGATAATCGGGATGGGGTGGAGATACTAAAAAGGCTGGATGTGCCAGTATTATCTCCAGTAACATCCTTTTATAAAACCATAAATGAATGGCGGGATGACCCTTCTGGTCTGGGAAGCTTTGTTGGTTGGTCAATTGCTCTGCCAGAGTTTGAAGGGGTGATTGAACCGCTGATTGTAGGTGCACTAAGCAATGAGCAGAACAAGATGCAACTGCGAATACCGATTGAGGAGCGATGCCGGAAAGTTGCCCGACGGATGGCTATGTGGATGCGCTTGAGGCAGAAGCCCCCCCAGAATCGCAAGGTAGCTTTTATCCTGCACAACAACCCCTGTGCCTCAGTCGAGGCAACTGTAGGCGGCGGCGCTCATCTGGATACCTTAGAGAGTGTAGCTTCTATAATGCAGCGTATGAGGGAGGCAGGCTATAGTGTTGAGCCGCCAGATGACGGCAAAGAGCTTATCACAACCATTATGGAGCGCAAGGCTATTAGCGAGTTTCGCTGGACCACGGTGGATGAGATAGTCAAAAAAGGCGGGGTTTTGAAGCAGGTAACCAGAGAAGAATACCAGGACTGGTTCGATACGCTTTCACCCAAAGTGAGGGAGCGAATGATTGATGCATGGGGGAATCCGCCTGGTGAAGAAAAGAACGGTGTGCCACCAGCAATGGTCTATAACGGCAAGATAGTGGTTACAGGCGTGCACTATGGCAATACAGTGGTTTGTGTTCAACCCAAGCGGGGTTGTGCTGGTGCCAGATGTGATGGACAGGTCTGTAAGATATTGCATGACCCGGATATCCCACCGCCGCATCAGTATCTGGCTACATATCGCTACCTTGAGTATGATTTTGGGGTAGATGTAATTGTGCATGTGGGCACGCACGGCAACTTAGAGTTTTTGCCTGGCAAAGGCACCGGATTATCTGGTGACTGCTATCCAGATATAGGTATCGGCGACCTGCCGCATCTTTATATCTATAATGCTGACAACCCACCTGAAGGCACTATTGCCAAACGCAGAAGCTGTGCTACACTGGTTGACCATATGCAGACTGTAATGACACAGGGTGGGCTGTATGATGAGCTTGAGGAGTTAGGACGCTTCATTGGTGAATATGAGCAGGTAAAGGATGTTGACCCAGCACGAACACACGCACTCCAACACCTGATTATGGAGACGATAGAAAAGACCAATCTCAGCAAGGAGATGAGGTTAAGCCAGGATGTAGGGTTTGACGAGCTGGTAAGGCGTGCTCATGGAGTGCTCTCCCGCATACGAAACACTCAGATACAGAATGGGATGCACATCTTTGGACAACTGCCTGAGGGAGAAATGCGGGTGGAATTTATCAACTCTATCCTGCGTTATGATGGAGGGGAGGAGCTTTCTCTACGAAGGGCAATAGCCGCCACCATAGGTATGAATTTATCTGATATGCTGGCAAATCAGGATAGGGTATGTCCGCATCATCAGAAGAGCTATGGAGAGTTGCTGGAGGAGGTGGATACAGCCTGTAAGGGATTTATTCGGCAGGTTATTGGTCTGCAGGACACAGACACCAGCCCGGTTGATAGTCTCCTGTGGACTAAACTGCGAGAGCGGGTGCTTGATCTGAACCGCAGAATCGATCAATCACAGGAGATAGCCTCACTCCTGCACGGATTTAGCGCTGGGTATATCCCGCCAGGCCCCTCGGGCTTGATTAGCCGGGGCAGAGACGACATCCTGCCTACAGGCAGAAACTTCTACTCCCTTGACCCGCATCGGATTCCGACAAAGGCTGCCTGGCAGGTGGGGCAGAAATTAGCTGATGCGCTGCTTGAAAAGCATAAGCAAGAACAAGGTAGACTTCCGGAAAATGTAGCTATCTACTGGCAGTGCACCGATATCATGTGGGCGGACGGCGAAGGGATGGCACAGATTATGTCCCTTTTAGGTGTGCGGCCTCTCTGGCATCCAAATGGCAGGGTGAAAGGCTTTGAGGTGATTCCCATTTTAGAGCTTGAAAGACCAAGGATTGATATTACCATCCGTGTTTCGGGTATCACCCGAGATAACTTCCCAAACTGCATTGAGCTGCTGGATGAGGCTATCCAGGTAGTAGCCCATCTGGATGAGGTTGAGGAGCTGAATTTTGTGCGAAAACACGCCTTAGCTCAAATTAACCAGAATAGCGCCGGGAATTCCTCTAAAGAGGCCTGGCGAGATGCTACCCTGCGTATCTTTGCATCAAAACCCGGCACCTATCAGGCAGGAACACAACTGGCGGTCTATGCCTCTGCCTGGAAAGAGGAAAAGGATTTGAGTGATATCTTTGTCTATTGGAACGGATACGCCTATGGCAAGGGGATATTTGGCGAAGCAAAACATAAACAGTTGACTGATAGCCTCAAAACAGTTGACATAACCTACAACAAGGTGGTCTCTGATGAATACGACCTCTTTGGCTGTTGTTGCTATTTTGGCACGCATGGTGGGATGACTGCGGCTGCCCGGCATATCTCGGGTAAAGAGGTCAAGACTTACTACGGCGATACCCGTGAGCCAGAGCATATTGAGGTGCGGGATATGGCAGATGAGATCAGGCGTGTAGTGCGAACAAAACTGCTTAACCCAAAATGGATTGAAGGGATGAAACAACACGGATACAAAGGTGCCGGTGACATCTCTAAACGCATTGGTAGGGTTTATGGTTGGGAGGCAACTACTCAGGAGGTAGATGACTGGATATTCGATGAGATTGCCAGCACCTTTGTGTTAGATGAGGAGAACAGGAAATTTTTCGAGGAGCATAATCCCTGGGCATTAGAGGAGATCGGGCGCAGACTCCTTGAGGCACAGGGACGTGGGCTGTGGAATGCTGACCCAGAGGTGCTGGAAAGATTGAAAAATGCCCATCTTGAATGTGAGGGCTGGATTGAAGAGAAGATGGGTGATATCGAGGGTGATTTTCAAGGTGGGGCAATAGATATCCTGACTGCAGAGGATGTGTCTGACTGGAAAGCGAAGATGAAGGAGATTAGAGAAAAGATTGCACCATAAAGATTCAGGAGGATAAAGAATGAGTTGTCAAAGCATCATATACCCCTTTACTGCCATTGTGGGACAGGAGCGGATGAAGAAGGCCCTATTGTTAAATGCGATAAATCCAAACCTTTCAGGGGTGCTTATCCGAGGAGAAAAAGGTACGGCTAAATCAACTGCTGCCAGAGCTCTGGCCAATCTTTTGCCAGAGATTGAGGTGGTTGCTAACTGCCCATTTAGTTGTCATCCCCAACGCAAGGAATTGATGTGTGAGGAATGCCGACACCGCATAGCAAAGGGAGAAGATGTCCCAACAACCCGCAGGAAGATGCGGGTGGTCAACCTGCCGGTAGGGGCAACCGAGGATAGGGTAGTGGGAACACTCGACATTGAACATGCCTTAAAAACAGGTGAGAAGAGGTTTGAACCAGGTGTGTTAGCTGATGCCCATCGAGCCATACTCTATGTGGATGAGGTGAACCTATTGGATGACCATATCGTTGATGTCTTGCTTGATTCTGCGGCTATGGGTGTCAATACCATTGAGCGAGAAGGGGTCTCTTTTGCACATCCGGCTCATTTTATCCTGATTGGCACGATGAATCCGGAAGAGGGGGAGCTTCGACCTCAATTACTCGACAGATTTGGGCTTTGTGTAAATATTGAGGGCATTGACGACCCTAAGGCCAGGGTAGAGGTCATCAAAAGGCGCCAGGGCTTTGAGGAAAACCCAGCCCGGTTCGTGGCTGAATGGAATGCTGAAGAAAGGGCCTTAAGCCAGTTGATTGTTAATGCCCAGTGGCTTCTTAAGGATGTGGCTCTATCTGATGATATGCTGGAGCTGATTGCCAAAATAGCAGTAGATATGCAGGTGGACGGACATCGAGCAGATATCTTTATGATGAAGACCGCACGAACAATTGCCGCCTACCATCAACGGCTTAAGGTAGTAGAAGAGGATGTTCAGGAGGCCGCAGAGCTTGTCCTGCCACATCGCATGCGAAAAAAACCCTTTCAGGATAGGAAGATGGAACAAGAGCAGCTTGAGCAGACCATTCAAGAGCACAAGAAACAAAAAAATCCCCAGCCGACAAACAAAAGTCCACAAAATGAAGACCAGAATCAAGGTCAGGAAAATAAGGAGGATGATTGACCATCAGTCTGATGCAAGCACTCAAACCTCTTTCGAACCAGGTGAACCCTTTCGGGTAAAAAGGTTATCTCTGGCAAAAGAGCAGGAAATAAAGGATGGTGCTGGCAGAAGAAGTAAGACTGTCTCCTCTGATAAAAGAGGCAGATATACCAGGAGTGCCTTATCAACAAAGGAAAGGATTAATGATTTAGCCTTTGATGCTACCTTTCGGGCGGCAGCTCCACATCAGATAAAGAGAAGTCAGGAGTTAGAAATCAAGAGTCAAGGATTAATTATCAAGACGCAAGATATGCGGAAAAAGGTAAGAGAAAAGAAGATTGGCAATCTGATGCTCTTTGTAGTTGATTCTTCTGGCTCAATGGGAGCAAATCAAAGGATGGTTGCGGCTAAAGGGGCGATCCTATCCCTGCTTATTGATGCTTATGAAAAAAGGGATAGGGTGGGTATGATCGCCTTTAAGGGTGAGCGGGCAGAGATATTACTTCCTCCCACCAATAGTCTGGAATTGGCTTCTAAACAACTTTCTGAATTACCTACAGGCGGAAAGACACCACTCTCATCAGGGCTTCAGGTTTGCCTTGAGCTTATCCAGAAGGAATTAAGAAAGAATCAACAACTGGCAATACTGATTGTGCTCATTACTGATGGGAGGGCTAATGTCAGCCTCCTAAAAGGTGCTAATCCGTTTGAGGAAGCCAAAGCTATAGCCCTTCAAATAAAAGAGATAGGCGCAAAATCTATAGTTATTGATACAGAATCAGGCTTTATTCGATTTAAAAAAACAGAAGCAATAGCCCAGTGCTTAGGTGGAAGATGCTTTTCTATGGAAGATATAAAGGCAGAGACTATCTATGAGTTAGTAAAACAAAGGGGTGAAACATAATGGAATGGCTTAAATTAAGTATTGAATATGGAGTACTGTTCTGACCGTCTTGTTAGTCGATATACCATCCGCTTAGCATATACAGGTGAATCATTGCAATATATTCGTAAATATCCACAAGATGTTCTATCGCATTATCTGTCTAATGTAGTCTCATTTTGACAGCCAAAATTTAGCACGGACTTCGTCAATTCGTGCAATTCGTATTCTTCCCCCAAATGACTGACGCATTACTGGGTTGAAAAAATTTTAGTTGACAAACAATGAGTGATATGCTATAATAGAAAATAGTCAGATAGGTAGAGGAAGTCCTTGTGAGATTCAAGGCACTGCCCCGCAACGGTAATATCATCTAAAAAATGATGAGTCCGGTCGATTACCTATCTTTGAAAGTACTTTCGCGGGAAGGGAATAACTAAAGAAAAACTTATTACCCAATCTTCTTGGCGAAGGTTGGGTTTTTTGTTGGATAAACGGTCATAAGCGTGCGATTCACAGAAATAGCTTTTAGTTCGAGTGTCTGACATTATTTTTAGGAGAAACCGTCATGCCCCGCTGGGGCACAAAGGAAGATGAAAATGTATGGAGTGCGGTAGCTTGCTACCGCTTTCGGACAAAGCGAAAGCAAGCTTTCGCACTCCAAAGCCTATTTTCAGGGGAAATAGGAATGTAGTGAGGGTCTTTAGACCCGTTATAAATAGGAAACGCACCTAAAGGTGCTCACTACATTTTCAGGCAGTATCCAGTATAGTATGAAGTATTTTCCCCCTTTCCTACTTCCTACTTGCTTGGTATGCTGAATAGTTACAAAGGAGGTAATAAAAGATGAAGAAGTTTTGGTTAATGATTGGATTAGGATTAGGTTTAGGATTAGGTTTGACATTTGCTTCAAAGGAGATTATCCTTGCTCAAGAGCCTTTTG
This window of the bacterium genome carries:
- a CDS encoding ABC transporter substrate-binding protein: MREKEYRTYGGIFLICALFLCGGARQQPAVKGEITGYDDFGRKIVLDRAPERVVVISASPIDAIFEMGAGDKIVGVPDGISRSYPQTCKQYPSLLERPQVGGFSNPNLERIISLNPDLIICYDSKDTPGKYSKTFKKMGLVYAVFTTPEGVDSGLRQIERLGVLLGKKEEAKALVKRLKLRIEEVVSQISPQTKSRPLIYFWWGTGNLTYGKRAAINELIELAGGINLAAKFNRQYLELSPEYVLSKNPEVILITYWQEKDRELRVAELKSRPGFSQVKAVKNNRIYTIDGHCFQTPVLFAEALCKLAEFIHPELIKGK
- a CDS encoding iron chelate uptake ABC transporter family permease subunit, which encodes MEKRYLLVLGILLAGLIAVCLIAIMVGPIFIHPLMIIKIWLSKVLGGLIQQSWSNIQETIVVDIRTPRVILSGLVGMGLAIAGAAMQGLFRNPMAEPYVLGMSSGAACGAALAIVLGIGKLWGGFSISALSFIGATTSIFLVYNLAKTDGRLPTETLLLAGIAVGFFLQAVVSFLKILASSEALRDVVLWLMGSFSLATWDDIRLVILPIFAGIGVIYFLSRELNTLQFGEETALHLGIEVEWVKRILLIASALVTAVAVSVSGIIGFVGLIIPHVARLMIGPGHHILLPASALGGGIFLVFCDTLARTVVQPQEMPIGIITAAIGAPYFIYLLRRRKKAISWW
- a CDS encoding ABC transporter ATP-binding protein → MLKIDNISASYREMLVLEEISFQVEESEFLGIIGPNGAGKTTLFKVMSGVKSPLTGEVMLEGKNLRSLSRKEIARIMAVVPQSSFIPPLFTVEDVVLMGRYPHQKSRFVTNQEDIAVAEQAMRATNTTEFRYRPVNELSGGERQEVIIARALAQEPKLLLLDEPTANLDIKHQMRILRLVKGLVKENKITAIMIIHDLNLAARFCDKLILLHHHRICAQGKPEDVLTPGNLKEAYEVDVTVSYNDFIGAVQMVVRGGRI
- the cobN gene encoding cobaltochelatase subunit CobN, yielding MKILTIMWQSYLNMLVKASKHLNFVELKAYASRILEQEPERIERVLEEAAASDIILLYRSTEGFWETIEGRIKELGKRLPIVCVGHDPSYWMLSTIKPEIVARVYSYLVINGEENFTNMLRYIVREVGGLDISAPEPKPVSWEGLYHPDASGIFSTIDDYLTWYNSRNSKLQTLNSKPSTVGILFSRHYWVNDNLEIENTLIRELELLGLNVIPAFSYPLRDEQLGCKGSGEVVCEYFLREDGSPRIDGLINLQTFLLSNTSDNRDGVEILKRLDVPVLSPVTSFYKTINEWRDDPSGLGSFVGWSIALPEFEGVIEPLIVGALSNEQNKMQLRIPIEERCRKVARRMAMWMRLRQKPPQNRKVAFILHNNPCASVEATVGGGAHLDTLESVASIMQRMREAGYSVEPPDDGKELITTIMERKAISEFRWTTVDEIVKKGGVLKQVTREEYQDWFDTLSPKVRERMIDAWGNPPGEEKNGVPPAMVYNGKIVVTGVHYGNTVVCVQPKRGCAGARCDGQVCKILHDPDIPPPHQYLATYRYLEYDFGVDVIVHVGTHGNLEFLPGKGTGLSGDCYPDIGIGDLPHLYIYNADNPPEGTIAKRRSCATLVDHMQTVMTQGGLYDELEELGRFIGEYEQVKDVDPARTHALQHLIMETIEKTNLSKEMRLSQDVGFDELVRRAHGVLSRIRNTQIQNGMHIFGQLPEGEMRVEFINSILRYDGGEELSLRRAIAATIGMNLSDMLANQDRVCPHHQKSYGELLEEVDTACKGFIRQVIGLQDTDTSPVDSLLWTKLRERVLDLNRRIDQSQEIASLLHGFSAGYIPPGPSGLISRGRDDILPTGRNFYSLDPHRIPTKAAWQVGQKLADALLEKHKQEQGRLPENVAIYWQCTDIMWADGEGMAQIMSLLGVRPLWHPNGRVKGFEVIPILELERPRIDITIRVSGITRDNFPNCIELLDEAIQVVAHLDEVEELNFVRKHALAQINQNSAGNSSKEAWRDATLRIFASKPGTYQAGTQLAVYASAWKEEKDLSDIFVYWNGYAYGKGIFGEAKHKQLTDSLKTVDITYNKVVSDEYDLFGCCCYFGTHGGMTAAARHISGKEVKTYYGDTREPEHIEVRDMADEIRRVVRTKLLNPKWIEGMKQHGYKGAGDISKRIGRVYGWEATTQEVDDWIFDEIASTFVLDEENRKFFEEHNPWALEEIGRRLLEAQGRGLWNADPEVLERLKNAHLECEGWIEEKMGDIEGDFQGGAIDILTAEDVSDWKAKMKEIREKIAP
- a CDS encoding ATP-binding protein, giving the protein MSCQSIIYPFTAIVGQERMKKALLLNAINPNLSGVLIRGEKGTAKSTAARALANLLPEIEVVANCPFSCHPQRKELMCEECRHRIAKGEDVPTTRRKMRVVNLPVGATEDRVVGTLDIEHALKTGEKRFEPGVLADAHRAILYVDEVNLLDDHIVDVLLDSAAMGVNTIEREGVSFAHPAHFILIGTMNPEEGELRPQLLDRFGLCVNIEGIDDPKARVEVIKRRQGFEENPARFVAEWNAEERALSQLIVNAQWLLKDVALSDDMLELIAKIAVDMQVDGHRADIFMMKTARTIAAYHQRLKVVEEDVQEAAELVLPHRMRKKPFQDRKMEQEQLEQTIQEHKKQKNPQPTNKSPQNEDQNQGQENKEDD
- a CDS encoding VWA domain-containing protein — protein: MIDHQSDASTQTSFEPGEPFRVKRLSLAKEQEIKDGAGRRSKTVSSDKRGRYTRSALSTKERINDLAFDATFRAAAPHQIKRSQELEIKSQGLIIKTQDMRKKVREKKIGNLMLFVVDSSGSMGANQRMVAAKGAILSLLIDAYEKRDRVGMIAFKGERAEILLPPTNSLELASKQLSELPTGGKTPLSSGLQVCLELIQKELRKNQQLAILIVLITDGRANVSLLKGANPFEEAKAIALQIKEIGAKSIVIDTESGFIRFKKTEAIAQCLGGRCFSMEDIKAETIYELVKQRGET